A single genomic interval of Malania oleifera isolate guangnan ecotype guangnan chromosome 11, ASM2987363v1, whole genome shotgun sequence harbors:
- the LOC131168343 gene encoding mitogen-activated protein kinase kinase 3, whose amino-acid sequence MAGLEELKKKLAPLFDAEKGFSGGSTLNSSDSYMLSDGGSGTVNLLSRSYGVYNINELGLQKCTSWPVDETDHCERTYRCASHEMRIFGAIGSGASSVVQRAIHIPTHRILALKKINIFEKEKRQQLLTEIRMLCEAPCYQGLVDFHGAFYTPDSGQISIALEYMDGGSLADIIRVRKYIPEPVLSLMAQKVLHGLSYLHGVRHLVHRDIKPANLLVNLKGESKITDFGISAGLENSMAMCATFVGTVTYMSPERIRNESYSYPADIWSLGLALFECGTGEFPYAANEGPVNLMLQILDDPSPSPSKDMFSPEFCSFIDACLQKNADARPTAEQLLLHPFITKYEQTGVELAAFVQSVFDPTQRMKDLVDMLTIHYYQLFDGPDELWQHAETLYNEGSTFSFSGKQSVGPNDIFTNLSHLRNTLAGDWPPERLVHVVEKLQCRAHGQDGVAIRVSGSFIIGNQFLICGEGLQAEGLPNFKDLSIDISSERMGTFQEQFVMEPGNVIGRYYIAKQELYIIQK is encoded by the exons ATGGCTGGATTGGAGGAATTGAAAAAGAAGCTTGCACCATTATTTGATGCGGAAAAGGGTTTCTCAGGTGGATCAACCTTGAACTCTAGTGATTCTTATATG CTATCAGATGGTGGAAGCGGTACTGTCAACTTATTGAGCAGATCATATGGAGTATACAACATAAATGAGCTTGGATTGCAGAAATGCACATCTTGGCCTGTGGATGAAACGGATCATTGTGAAAGGACATATCGTTGTGCATCTCATGAGATGAGGATCTTTGGAGCCATAGGCAGTGGTGCAAGTAGTGTTGTTCAGAGAGCTATTCATATACCCACTCATAGAATTCTTGCCTTGAAGAagattaatatttttgaaaag GAGAAAAGACAACAGCTTCTTACTGAGATACGGATGTTGTGCGAAGCACCTTGTTATCAGGGCCTTGTGGATTTCCATGGGGCATTTTATACTCCTGACTCTGGACAAATAAGCATAGCTTTGGAGTACATGGATGGTGGGTCCTTGGCAGATATCATAAGAGTGCGGAAATATATACCAGAACCAGTCCTTTCATTGATGGCTCAAAAGGTCTTACAT GGACTAAGCTATTTGCATGGAGTAAGACATCTTGTTCACAGAGACATTAAACCAGCAAACCTGCTTGTGAATCTCAAAGGGGAGTCAAAGATAACAGATTTCGGTATCAGTGCTGGCTTAGAGAATTCAATGGCAATG TGTGCTACTTTTGTTGGAACTGTTACATACATGTCACCTGAACGAATTCGAAATGAGAGCTATTCTTATCCAGCTGATATTTGGAGCCTTGGCCTTGCCCTCTTTGAGTGTGGTACAGGAGAATTCCCATATGCAGCTAATGAAGGACCAGTAAATCTTATGTTACAG ATCCTGGATGATCCATCTCCATCACCATCAAAAGACATGTTTTCACCAGAATTTTGTTCATTTATTGATGCTTGCCTGCAGAAGAATGCAGATGCAAGACCAACTGCAGAGCAG CTTCTTTTGCACCCATTTATTACGAAATATGAGCAAACTGGGGTTGAATTAGCAGCATTTGTCCAAAGTGTTTTTGATCCAACACAGAGGATGAAGGATCTGGTTGAT ATGCTGACAATACACTATTACCAACTTTTCGATGGACCTGATGAACTTTGGCAACATGCAGAGACCTTATATAACGAAGGTTCGACTTTCAg tttctCTGGGAAACAATCTGTTGGACCAAATGATATCTTCACAAATCTATCACACCTTAGAAATACGTTAGCGGGTGACTGGCCTCCTGAAAGACTTGTGCATGTCGTAGAGAAACTTCAATGCCGTGCTCATGGTCAAGATGGGGTTGCAATTCGTGTATCAGGATCCTTTATAATTGGGAATCAGTTCCTCATATGTGGGGAAGGCTTACAAGCCGAGGGCTTGCCGAACTTCAAAGATCTTTCAATTGATATTTCCTCCGAGCGAATGGGAACATTCCAGGAGCAGTTTGTCATGGAACCAGGGAATGTCATTGGACGCTACTACATAGCTAAACAAGAGCTTTACATCATTCAAAAATAA